One Plasmodium malariae genome assembly, chromosome: 3 genomic window, CGTGAACGAAATTTTATGCACACACACGATAAGTACATACGTGCGTGTTGTACCTACGAACGAACATGTATTTGTGCATGTAGAATGCACATGTACACAAGTTTGTATGCGTTAAGTAAGCGCATAACAAGTTGTTAGAGAAAAGAGAGACTGGCGAGCGAATAAGTTCGATGTCAAAATTTGAAAGAGTGAAAAGTAAAATCGCttcatcatatataaataataaaaaaggtaaagaAGAAGTAAAGAGGACGTAAAGAGGAAGTAAAGAGGAAGTAAAGAGGAAGTAAAGAGGAAGTAAAGAGGaggtaaagaaaaaaaataaaaataaaattggcCCTTTGGTCATACTCACGTTTTACTACAGTGAAAATGAGTAGAGAATCGTCCAATGCAGAATCGAATAGAGAAGCAACTAGTAGAGCTTCTAAGTACGGGCGAATTTCATTCTCCCCCTTAAGGAAGGACGATGAGTATTCTGACATAAATGAAGAGTTTGATAACGATGAGTTAGAAGAAGTAGAAAAGAAATTGGCAAGTTTTAACGATATAGAAATGTTAAAAGAAATGTCAAGTGaagattttaaaaatattataaatgatgatgaatattataaaaagttaatgAATGAAGGGGAAGGTATTTCTCCCATCGTGAAtgacaaaaaagaaagattTTCAATATACTCAAAAGCTAGttttcaaaataaagaattttcTTCAAGGGATAATGACATACCACTAGAGGGGGTAGGTAGCACGGGTGAGATCGGGAAGGAAGAAAAGATTGGGAAGACAGACGAGTTAGATGAAATGGAtgagaaaatgaaaataaaaagatatagcAATAGAGAAGGAAATAGAGAAGGAAATAGAGAAGGAAATAAAGAAGGAAATGGAGAAGGAAATGGAGAAGGAAATGGAGAAGGAAATGGAGAAGGAAATAGAGGAGGAAAACGGGACAGTACTCTGGATAACAAACTAGGTGATAAACATGATAGCGTATTGTCTATTCGCAACTCAAGAAACTCTTCCATTTTTAATCTAAGCGTTACGGATGATAACATGAAGCGATCTTCTCTTAATTATGATTATACCTCCAATGGAAAGCTTGTTACATCTTTGTCAAAAACAGATGAAGCGTATGACAGCGATTTAATAACTCCTTCGCCTTCCAAGGGGAAAGGTGGAATAGATGAAGACTATCAAATAAATGCTATATTAGACAGTCCAAATGAATATgctaaaaatgaaagaagaaGAAGGAGGAGAAGATCGGTCGATACCCTCGATGAGGAGTTAGACGACTTAAGGAAAAGGTATATCCTAAGTGAAGGGAATGATGAACAGCATGATGAGGAGCATAAAGAGGTGCATAATGAGGAGCATGGTAAGGTGAATGACGAGGTGTACGGTAAGACGAATGACGAGGTGTACGGTAAGACGAATGACGAGGCGAACGACGAGGAGTATGACTACTACATGGGGGAATACGCGAGTGATTCGGAGTTTCTACGATTGTCGtctttagaaaaaaaaatgaacatagAGATGAACTACGGAAATGATGATTCGTTGAACAAGAGCAGGTTATCGAATGGTAGTTTTTCCTTATGggagaataaaataaattcaacAAGGaagattaaaataaattatgagaCACCTAAAAAGGGTATATTGAAACAAAGTAATTCTTTATCCCCTATTAAAGAGatgaatgaaaatataagtgCAAGGAAAAAATCAGTTCAATTTTCTCATCGATCTATAGCAGTTTttgatgaaaaagaaaaaatttccCCATTAAGATTAACACATTTTACTAGAATTTCCAGCGATTCTAACAACTCAGGATCTAAAAGGAAAAGTGCATCTAATGCTTCTATTCTTAGTAAAGAAAATGAACCGAACATCTATGATAGTTTTATGAACATTGTAGAAAAATCTCCCATTGACAAACTTTTGTATAAAGATGATATGCTGATAAGTAGCAAGAATAGGAAGAGTGTTGTTAGTCTATACAATGAAACCAATAATCCTATTAGAAGGACTTCTATAGAATCGGTACGATTCAGAACAAAAACGTCGGTTGATCATATTGAATCTGCTCGTCTCTCACCAATTAAGGACAAGTTAAATGACGATAAATTTACCATAAAcgtaaatttaaataatgaagaaatttttgataaattGTTAATTAGTTCAGATGTAGACAAAGACAGAGATGatgattttataaaaataaattcacaTGTTGATAATGCACAAGTTGATGAATCTAATAAACTGACCAGTTCTTATCCTCCGAATGGTGGTCAACTAACCAATGATGCGATCGATTGGAGTTTGAAAAATGTAGAGGGGATTGGAAGCACAAACGTTGCAAGCTATGAAGGGGAAGTAAGTGCACACATGAATAATGCAAATCCGTCGTTACTGTATACAAACGATGAACAGGAAGAAGATGAGGAAAAAACGAAGCAAGCAGATAACATGGATGTCTTTTTTGAATGCAATGATACTACATCCTTAAGAAGGAATAAACAGTCGTCTAGTGTGCGTAATGATGAATCCGCTAATCGGGAATTTAGAGAAAGCACTCGAAATATGGATGAACAGGAAGATAATCAAGCTAGTTTAGCGGGTTTGAGTGAAGGAAAGCAGGTAGGGGTAGACGAGAAGTTTAACAAAAATGTAGATGATCCTAATTACGGTTTATTAACACCCCACTTGAGTAAAGCAAAAGGGAGAGACAGCATTccaaataatagaaaatctCTTTCGAGAAAGGCATTATTAAGGACGAATGAAGGGGAGCAGAAGAAAGGAAGAAACGCCGAATGGATAGATACCACAGCAATAAAGgatcaaaataaaaacaaagcaAATAGAACAACTGTTAACATTGTGGGTAGTActaacaatgaaaaaaataaatccgAATTAAACAAAGAGGATATGAAAAGTATAGTGACAAACAGAAGAGCAAGTTACAGTATCAACATTAGAAACAATGCACTACATGATTTTagaaataacataaattcggatgaaaggaaaaaattaaattatgagAGATCtttaaaggaaaagaaaCAAAGTAGTTTCAGAAATAGACAAAGTATGCAAGCATCTTTTAAGTTATTAGATAGACATTCTTTATTTAAAGGGAAAAAGAATGAATTGAATAATTATtgcattttaaaagaaaaacatatgGAGAATGATCAGACAAGCAATGAGAAGGTAACACCATCAGGAGTTGACATCCTTCACTCGGATGAAGAGGAGGAGAACGAACAACTAGGAAAAAATcataatgatataattaatgACAAGGAGGAAGAGACAGATATGAAATTTACAGAAGGAGATGAAGAGGGCATGATTAGAAAAGCGGAAGTTTATAATAGACCGAATGACCATTATACAGGGGAAAGAGAAGAAGAGGGCGAAAAAAGGTACACACAGAAGGGTGTTTACGAGGATGATGGAGATTACGAACGTGGGGAGAATTGCGAACATTgggaaaattatgaacagcAAGGTAATTATTTAGCGCAGTGCGCAGATTTTGAAAACAGAAAAACGTGCATTAGTGAGAAGGAGAATTACGAAAACTTTAATGAAAACGTCGATGAGTTTTGTGATAAGGTGAATGCAATTccaaatgaagaaaattatgATTCA contains:
- the PmUG01_03030200 gene encoding conserved Plasmodium protein, unknown function, yielding MSRESSNAESNREATSRASKYGRISFSPLRKDDEYSDINEEFDNDELEEVEKKLASFNDIEMLKEMSSEDFKNIINDDEYYKKLMNEGEGISPIVNDKKERFSIYSKASFQNKEFSSRDNDIPLEGVGSTGEIGKEEKIGKTDELDEMDEKMKIKRYSNREGNREGNREGNKEGNGEGNGEGNGEGNGEGNRGGKRDSTLDNKLGDKHDSVLSIRNSRNSSIFNLSVTDDNMKRSSLNYDYTSNGKLVTSLSKTDEAYDSDLITPSPSKGKGGIDEDYQINAILDSPNEYAKNERRRRRRRSVDTLDEELDDLRKRYILSEGNDEQHDEEHKEVHNEEHGKVNDEVYGKTNDEVYGKTNDEANDEEYDYYMGEYASDSEFLRLSSLEKKMNIEMNYGNDDSLNKSRLSNGSFSLWENKINSTRKIKINYETPKKGILKQSNSLSPIKEMNENISARKKSVQFSHRSIAVFDEKEKISPLRLTHFTRISSDSNNSGSKRKSASNASILSKENEPNIYDSFMNIVEKSPIDKLLYKDDMLISSKNRKSVVSLYNETNNPIRRTSIESVRFRTKTSVDHIESARLSPIKDKLNDDKFTINVNLNNEEIFDKLLISSDVDKDRDDDFIKINSHVDNAQVDESNKLTSSYPPNGGQLTNDAIDWSLKNVEGIGSTNVASYEGEVSAHMNNANPSLLYTNDEQEEDEEKTKQADNMDVFFECNDTTSLRRNKQSSSVRNDESANREFRESTRNMDEQEDNQASLAGLSEGKQVGVDEKFNKNVDDPNYGLLTPHLSKAKGRDSIPNNRKSLSRKALLRTNEGEQKKGRNAEWIDTTAIKDQNKNKANRTTVNIVGSTNNEKNKSELNKEDMKSIVTNRRASYSINIRNNALHDFRNNINSDERKKLNYERSLKEKKQSSFRNRQSMQASFKLLDRHSLFKGKKNELNNYCILKEKHMENDQTSNEKVTPSGVDILHSDEEEENEQLGKNHNDIINDKEEETDMKFTEGDEEGMIRKAEVYNRPNDHYTGEREEEGEKRYTQKGVYEDDGDYERGENCEHWENYEQQGNYLAQCADFENRKTCISEKENYENFNENVDEFCDKVNAIPNEENYDSYLYDKINYTEYAFNEDGVNRQQNQKNVGDRNEYYERSGYLREGNEHINLYDEATSNVNINVGDVHEGNVNGKNVIYQQYGYYEKEEEVGQDSYEHEQGKEIKNKSEEGSEEKEEKGAEDRVAEGEMEEDQVEEGGRVHNEDAICEDVNKENKGIVKEVSGIKREEKIKLRQKFNENLIKKQETIKEITLNIIRRCRIYSLKQVNIEKKSMNNLIKLYENIRNMIFRFINKINNLNNVSVKLDDAIIKHEITQLNYSKTKKAIETLKKYNSKLENKINDKNILLEKQNNVLLEKEKKIESLTAELNKLKNIYDKGSTRKQEIHLIKVYKDKIEELKKVEMIKGFLIRNFNKYGINFELLNFNYYNFSTLYDYKNVDTIFSREVKISDMKHSNGGAENCFRAVHPSIAVTAAPAVENNAFNGIHDCVEGNGIIKGSCAKLNVQHGQGFFNGKDDGHKDSYGNGKNNSNNNSHINNINKNNESSSNNNKDNNSNSNSNGKDKHYGSNDFCYKGKGDTKDQLGFFEKGLNVCDINELYEKEYKLKILHKKTKRNTFFKSQMHEEDLNCAWPYNITVDIIFSNVYKPKHDFENFNVSSPVKIKNMKHLIANKMHLLNDMNDNKKYLNLFRPYKILIDSFKNFKDISITTYYKYINNENMYYHIWNKNYDKDKYIIEVNNVHFNNNDNYNSNENNNCNNNSINNNYYYYQKNKKRRVVSLLVKNIENHSYYCNDSDFGTEWKLQLEIVKYKLVELINKKLQKYTSKDGKNVSTNMNNNMNNNNNNNNNNNNNNINNNNNNINNNNNNINNNNINNNDNNNNNDNDNNNMNNANGVGTAKPNKEALKYLVEEIEYSFFILNHIMHQYKQLLKCFMYLSNTYFDYYQNVLIFKTIILSNQMSNHSLWLYLYVQPWAALRTINLEECFTFASLLHGIVDIKIESVDEEDKYNEDCKVINNNIMKKLQQCIFTLKSKPLSIMERISSYNIVDIIYAVIMNENYNFHSYHNSMDENLKNLVSCEHFINEVIDKKIIVPIEIKNNINKYGDD